The Drosophila nasuta strain 15112-1781.00 chromosome 2R, ASM2355853v1, whole genome shotgun sequence genome segment GAAATACAAAACGTTATTAATTTGACGTTGATCAACACTGTTGCGAACATAATGAATCTTCAAATATATCGATAGCATATCAACAACCCTACATTCCGCAGGCATGAAAAATCTAAAAGTTAaagtaatttgtttattgtaaaaGAGTGCTAGACACGATTCGCGAAAAATTGGCTAGAGTTCAAACGGTATATACCCCTTCTGTTCGTTTATTTTCAACATATCCAATCGACACGTATGCTCTCGAATAATGGTACCCAAAGTGTTTGGGGTGTGGTTGCGGAATTGAGGACGTTTGaataaattctttttcaataataatacgGTGTACAAGAACAATATGTCCAGCTGCGCTTGTATGAGCTAATTGTTTATGCCAAACACAAAGCAACGCGCTATATTAATTGAACACTccatttttatgcaaatgagaTGAGAGTGCTGTCGAGTGTTTTTTGTGGCAAGCGGCCAAAGCGGCTGCTATTGTGTgtatatgaaaacaaaaaacaaaaaaaaggccAATAGCTAAGATATTTGATTTGCGTTGTGTGCTTCTTCTTCCATTCTTCGTAGATTTGTCAAACTCgaaagcagcagccagcacATCGAGTTCCCTTCCCAAGTTTAGACTGCAATGTGCAGCTGCAGTGTAAATGTTCGAGATGTCCCGGCTCGCTGATTACTTTGTAATTGTTGGCTACGATAACGACAAAGAAAGTAAGTGCCAATAATACCATATACTAGATGCCTGTGTGATTgtactatttttatatacttacATTTATAGAAACTGCCGGCAATGTTAGCGGTCAGCCAATATGCGGCAAAATTGTGCAACGTTTCCCAGAGAAAGATTGGCCCGACACACCCTTTATTGAGGGCATCGAATGGGTATGGTTGTTTTTGTGAATTACTTCGCCACGCACTTACATTCACAATTCAACTCTTTGTTATCTCCACACAGTTCTGTCAACCACTCGGATGGAATTTATCGTATGAGAAACAAGAACCCAAATTTTTCATCTCTGTGCTCACGGACATTGATGCCAACAAGCATTATTGCGCCTGTCTGAGCTTTCATGAAACGCTTGCCATCACCCAGACGCGCAGCGTGGACGATGAAGATGAGACCATAGCGAACAACAGCAGAGCAGGGCCTCCAGTCTCTACGGCTGTAGAGCCCATAACCCACCATAGCATTATGTATGCACCAAAGTGTTTGGTGCTCATCTCCCGCTTGGATTGTGCAGATACTTTTAAGGTAAtctgctgctgtagttgcctatgcataaaattaattactaATATTTTACAGAACTGTCTGGGCACCATTTATACGGTGTACATTGAAAACTTGCCATATGCCATGGAAAATCTGATTGGCAACATACTCGGATGCATTCAAGTGCCACCCGCTGGCGGGCCGCAAGTTCGCTTCTCCATCGGTGCCGGGGACAAGCAATCGCTGCAGCCTCCACAGAGCTCCTCACTCCCCATCACGGGGAACGGTGTTAACTTTCTGTTCAAACAGCTGGGCATTAAGAATGTTCTAATTCTGCTGTGTGCTGTGATGACCGAAAACAAAATACTCTTTCACTCCAAGTGCTACTGGCACTTGACGGACAGCTGTCGTGCTTTGGTGGCACTCATGTATCCATTTCGATACACACATGTTTACATACCGATTCTGCCAGCGCCTCTTACCGAGGTGCTGTCCACGCCTACCCCATTCATAATGGGCATACACAGTTCATTGCAAACGGAAATTACCGATTTACTCGATGTAATTGTTGTGGATTTGGATGGCGGATTGGTTACCATACCAGATGCTCTAACACCACCAGTGCCCATCTTTCCATCACCTTTGTGGGAGCAAACACAAGAGCTACTTGGAATGATATTATTTCCCAATTTGGCGCAAGCGGATCTCGCATTTCCCAACAACGAGCGCCCAACTGCAACATTAGCTAAAACCGAGGCACAAATTGACAAGGAGTTGCGTGCTATATTTATGCGTCTCTTCGCACAATTGCTGCAAGGCTATCGTTCTTGTTTGACCATTATACGCATTCATCCCAAGACGGTTATTACTTTTCACAAAGCTGGTTTTCTGGGTGCACGTGATCTCATCGAAAGCGAGTTTCTGTTTCGCGTTTTAGACAGCATGTTCTTTACAACGTTTGTTAACGAGCGCGGGCCGCCATGGCGAGCATCTGATGCCTGGGATGAATTATATAGCTCAATGAATGAGTTGCTCAAATCGGAGGCACAGAATAAGAATCTCgtaagtttttattaaataatattagaaGCCAAGTACTTAGCTTTGCTATTTTTAGATACTCACACATATCCAGGAGCTGGGTCGCATTCTATACGAGAACGAAGCATCTAATGCCCACGTCACGTATGCGCAGAAAGTGCTTCGACCACCCGAAGGTGCTTTCCAACGCATCCATCAGCCCGCTTTTCCGCGCATTAGTAGCGATAAGGTAGAGCTCATCATTCAGGATGGCATTCGCAAGAACGGGCAATCGCAGCGTTTTCATGTCACACGCAATCAGCATCGCATCATACCCATGGGACCAAGGCTACCGGAGGCGCTGGACGTGCGTCCCACTACAGTGCACAATTCGGCACGACGACTGGAGGTGTTGCGCACCTGTGTGTCGTACATTTTTGAGAATCGCATTGCCGATGCAAGAAAATTGCTGCCGGCTGTAATGCGAACACTAAAGGATAGGGATGCTCGACTCATTTTGTGCCGTGAACTATTTGGTTATGTGCATGGCAATAAGGCGGTGCTAGATCATCAGCAATTTGATCTGGTCGTGCGTTTTATGAACAAAGCATTGCAGAACTCGTCAGGAGTGGATGAATACACAGTGGCAGCCGCTCTGTTGCCTATGTCCACAATATTCTGCAGAAAGCTATCGATGGGTGTAGTGCAATTTGCCTACACTGAGATACAGGATCATGTTATTTGGAAAAATTTACAGTTCTGGGAGTCAACGTTCTTTCAAGATGTTCAGGCACAAATTAAGTCACTTTACTTGCTACAACGCCGTCAAAATGAGAACAACAAGGAGGCAAATTGTGTACTGGATGAGGTGCCGCTCGAGGAACCGACTGCATTAGAAATTACCGCCGAGCAGTTACGCAAGAGTCCAGCCATTGAGGAGGAGAAAAAGGCTGAGCTGGCAAAATCGGAGGAATCGACGCTCTATAGCCAGGCCATACACTTTGCTAATCGCATGGTCTCCCTGCTGATACCGCTCGATGTCAATGTGGATGCGGCCAGCAAGCCAAAACTCGCCTTTAGGCTTGAAGAAAACCAGAGTGTTTCTAATAGGTGAATTACTTTCAAAGCTTACAAGTTTTTAACATTAATCGTGTAACTTCTTTGCAGTATTATGGGCTCACATAGCCTGAGTGAACATTCCGATGAGGGCTTTGAGGAGAATGATGCTCTAGAGATAGGTGTTACGGTGGGCAAGACCATTTCGCGCTTCATCGATTGCGTCTGCACGGAGGGCGGTGTTACCTCGGAGCACATTCGCAATCTACACGATATGGTGCCAGGTGTTGTGCACATGCATATCGAGTCGCTAGAGCCAGTATATCAGGAGGCCAAACGGCATCCACATGTGCAAAAACCGAAGATTCAAACGCCTTGTTTGCTACCTGGCGAAGAGTTGGCAACAGATCATTTGCGTTGCTTTCTGATGCCGGATGGCCGTGAAGATGATACCCAGTGCTTAATTCCAGCTGAAGGCGCGTTGTTTTTGACCAACTATCGCATTGTCTTCAAGGGTTCACCTTGTGATCCGCTCTTTTGCGAGCAAACGATAGTGCGAGCTTTTCCCATTGCTTCGCTACTAAAGGAGAAGAAAATATCGATGCTGTACCTCGCTCATTTGGATCAAACTCTGCCGGAGGGATTGCAGCTGCGCTCCAGCTGCTTTCAGTTGCTCAAGATTGCCTTTGACACGGAGGTGACACTAGAACAAATCGAAGCTCTGCGTAAAACGCTTAGTAAAGCGCGACATCCGTTCGATGAATTTGAGTATTTCGCCTTTCAGTCCTATGGCACCATGCTCCAAGGTGTCGTGCCGCTGAAGACCAAGGAAAAGTACTCGACGCTCAAAGGATTTGCAAAGAAGACGCTGCTGCGCACTGCCAAAAAAGCGGGCTTCAAGCAAAAGGTGCAGACAAAACGCAAATTAGTGCCGGAATATGAGTTGGGAGGCGGCGGAGGGAGTGCCGATGCATTGGAAACTCATTCGATGGACGACGAGCTCGAGGATGGGGATGAGTTTGAGATACAACAGAGCGAGGCCGCCACGCAACGCCTCTTAACAAGCAAGGATATTGAAAGAATGCGTGAGCGAAGTTACGTGCGCGATTGGAAACGTTTGGGTTTTGATGCGGATGCACAACGCGGTTTTCGCATTAGCAATGCCAATGCAAGTTATGCTACATGCCGTACATATCCGGCTATAATTGTGGCACCAGTGCAATGCAGCGATACTGCAATGACGCATTTGGGACGGTATTTCAAGGGACAACGTATACCATTGCCCACTTGGCGACATGCGAATGGATCATTGCTCATACGTGGTGCCCAACCGAATAGTAAATCCGTTATTGGCATGATCAAGAACACAACGGGAGCGAATACTATATCGCACCATGATGTTACTCATTATCCGGAGCAGGACAAGTATTTTATGGCATTGATCAATACAATGCCAAAACTAACGCCTCTGGATCAGTACACGGGCTTGAATCTCTCAATGAGCTCGCTACTAGGTCATGGTGCGGTAGGAGACGATCATCAATCTCTAACACCAGAGCTCATGCGTAAGCAAAGGACCAATTTAAATGTACCCGATTGCAGCAAATCGAGCGCTGCTGGCGGCAAAGGAGGCACTATGAAGGGAAATGCAAGCAATACATCCGCGCATGCCTTCCGCAAAATGCGACTCTATGCGTTGGGTAAGAAAGTTCCACATAATTGCTTAAACTTCTTGAATACTATGTCTAATCTATATCAACTTGCAGGTGAAAAATCACAGGCCAAATCGAATTTGAATGGAGACTTCTGTGCAGATTTTATACCCGTTGACTATCCAGACATTCGGCAATCTCGTTCGGCGTTCAAGAAACTGATGCGCGCCTGCATGCCATCACATAATGCAAATGATGCAGATGGCCAGAGCTTCGCCAAAATGGTGGAGCAATCTGATTGGTTGCAGCAAGTCTCAACACTTTTGCAACTATCCGGCGCCGTTGTCGATCTAATTGATTTGCAGGAGAGCAGCGTAATGTTGTCACTAGAAGATGGCTCTGATGTGACCGCACAACTTTCGGCCATAGCCCAACTTTGCCTGGATCCGTACTATCGCACACTGGACGGATTTCGAGTGCTTATCGAAAAGGAGTGGCTGGCATTCGGACATAGATTCGCACATCGTAGCAATCTGAAACCATCTCATGCCAGCACAAACATTGCATTTGCACCCACATTTCTGCAGTTTCTGGACGTCGTGTATCAGTTGCAACGGCAATTCCCTATGGCGTTCGAATTCAATGATTTCTACTTGCGATTCCTTGCCTACCATGTGGTATCCTGTCGTTTTCGGACTTTTCTATTCGATTGCGAGTTGGAGCGTTATGATTCGGGTATTGCATCCATGGAGGATAAACGCGGTTCTATGAGTGCCAAGCACTTGTTTGGAGGAGGTGTAGCCAATGGCTCTGATGATGAATGCAATGTTTATCCACTTGATATACGTAGTCCACGCACACCCACCCTAAATCGCATTGGCCATTCCATATTTGACTACATTGAGCGACAACACAACAAGTCGCCAATTTTCTACAACTTCCTGTACTCCTCTGACAAAGACGTAGTGCTACGTCCGCAGAATAGCGTGGCCGCTTTAGACTTGTGGACCTTCTATACGAATGAGGAACTGGCCCAAGGACCACCCTACGATCTGGAAGTGACCAATGTGGACGACGAAATCGATCTTTCGGAAATTAAGGGCAAACGCATGGTAATCAGCGCTGGATATGATAACATTGAGAAATGTAATCCCAATGCTTATGTGTGCTTGCTGAGCGAAGTGAAGCAGGCGGAAACGGAACGGGGATATTTGCCACAAAAGTGGCAGCAGGTGTGGAACAATTTGGTGGTTCCAGCTGTGGAGCCAATGTCGCGCAAGACCTCGCTTAATAGCATGCTAGTACATACACAACAACTCAAACGCTCCACCTTAGAGATAATTATCAAGGGACGTCTGGCTGGCTATCAAGATAAGTTCTTCCATCCACATCGTTTTGAGAAGCACCCATATACAACACCCACCAATTGCAATCATTGCACGAAACTGCTTTGGGGACCTGTCGGCTATCGTTGTATGGATTGTGGCAATTCATATCACGAAAAGTGCACCGAGCTTTCGATGAAGAATTGCACAAAATACAAGGCCATAGATGGTACTGTCGGTCCGTCAAATGTGAATATGTCGCAGGGTGACACGGCCAGCATTGCCTCCAGTGCAGCGACTACGGCACGGACCTCCAGCCATCATTTCTACAATCAATTCAGTAGTAATGTTGCCGAGAATCGCACACACGAAGGGTAAGTATTGtttctaaataatataatatttcctCTAACATAAGCTGATTTGTTTTGTGCAGACATCTCTATAAGCGTGGTGCTCTACTCAAGGGATGGAAGCAACGTTGGTTTGTTCTTGATTCTATTAAGCATCAATTGCGCTACTACGATACCGCCGATGACACAGCGCCTAAGGGCATTATAGGTAATGcgtatattttgataataaaaccgcgattttatttatgtgagTTATTAATTCAACAGAGCTAGCCGAGGTGCAGTCTGTGAGCGCTGCACAACCCGCACAAATTGGCACAAAAGGCGTCGATGATAAAGGATTCTTTGACGTAAAATGCCTTTCAAAATATTGGCcttcaatttaataatgtgtattatatttttgcagctTAAAACATCTAAGCGTACGTATAACTTTTATGCAATGAACGCAAATCTGGCACAGGAGTGGACTGAAAAACTACAAGCCTGTCTGCAGTAGATTAAACAGCCACAATCACAAGCTCGACCACAGCCTCAGCAACAAATACCAATTGTTATTAAAACTGGCACTCACCTTAGTACTATTCTTCTGCCGTGGCTTCAGCATAGAAATTTGTTCTATGCACTCTTCGCTTCCTGCTCCttagatatatatacatatatatttatgccgaatattctgttttgttttaggACAATCCATTACCGTTATTATTAACATTTGTTTGTGTAaatgtgagagagagagagagaatttaTTTGTGAACTCGCGTATTACTCTGGATCTGTAGCTCTGAGtgtattatttataacaaaaacatttttttacatatataaGTTGATTTAGTGTGAAAACGTTGTTTATTAACACTCGCATAATGCATAAATTACTTGAATATTTAGCAACAATTAACGTAAGCGACAAAAgctaagaaacaaaaattaactAAACACAAAATAGTATAAAAGTAAATGTGCATATAAAAAGGGAATCTACATTATGTGATTATgcgataaataataataagcacaTGAATGATGATCAAATGAAAAAGAGAATAACTAGAGAAAAGGAAGCCACGATAGCAACTttttatacattatttatatatatatgtctaCGCATATGACATATGTGTCTATTTATGGaaacatacatacttatatagtaaaaatacaaaaataccaaagatAATTCCACCTTTGTTgcgcaattaaaatgcatttcttaatttcttcctttgaattaaatttaattaataaacgcCTTTATACAATAcgataatatatattttatataatttactgCAATTATTTGTGGCTTACAaactatatacatttttaaacaaatgcgctttgtatttataatttcattaattgcTTAACAACTCCCTTGGTTCAATCAGATCATAGGAACGTCGTCCAGTAGACAATGTTGAGAATGAAGAACGAGAACGGAAAGAAGAAGCGCGAGAATTTATCTATATAGATGGCGGTGGCATGCCCATGGCAGAATGTATCATACTGTGGCTCAATTATCGACTCCCGATGGTGATGCTGCAATACACGCTGCAGAGTTTCAATCATCAGCAAAAGTGCCCTTGACAAACTCACCTTTAGATCGTCTAGATCTGTGATATTCTCATCGGAGTAACCCTTCATTGCCTTTGTTGCCACCGGACCCATGTAATTGTTGACTACAGCAAATTCCATGAGCGAGAGGAATACAAAAACCGAGCACGAGGACATCCACACATCAATGGCCTTGACGTATGAAACGGGCGGCAGAGATTGCTGCGATTGTGTATTCTGTGTGGCCAAGGTGAGCAGCGAGGTAACGCCGAGAGTGACTCGTGCCGGTATAGCCTCGGGTTTAATCCAGAACGATATCCACGACATAACCACAATGAGGGCAGATGGAATATACGTGTGAAACAGGTGATAGCCCAAGCGTCGGCGCAAGTTAAACACAATCGCCAGACATGTAAAATTACCTAGGAAAGGTTTATATTAAAATCTTAGCATACAGTTTTGAGACTTAACGACTCACCCGTTGAGTACTCGATGGTACAATCGGTCGTATAATTATTTGATATGTCCAGTTGTGGCAGCTCGATCTCAGCATTGACGACCAGTGGATCGGTCATGTTCCAAATAAATACCAAGTCTTCCACTGTATGCGATACTATATAAAAGCTGCCTGTTAAAAAGACTGCTGTTGCCCAAAAGATTTTCCACTTACGACTCTCTATCATCATTGAACAGATTTGTGTATCATGCGGATAGGACTCAAATTTCATGGCACACGACAGCACCAGCGTCAATTTGGACATGTAGAGCAACGTCTTGTCGTGGTACAGCCAAAGATAGTGATTTGGAATGCTCATCTCATGAAATGTCACCTTTTTGGCATTCTTAAAGAAGCAATCGGGACGCCAAATGCTGTGCAGCCAATCCACGTCTAGAATGCGATACTGTTCGCTCATATTCTCTGGTAAACGAAGACGCGGATCGCGCCAACTTTGTGCTAAAAATATGTCCGTCACATAGGTCTACAAGAGGATTATTAATTAAACGGAAAATAcaacaattaattatattattattaccatGGATTCCTCATTGATAGAGTCCAAGGAGAGCACGGTGACATGAAAATATACAACGGTTGGTTGTCCCAGCAGCTTTGGTGCACGATTCTTGTCGTAGGTTTTCGAAGGTATGGGCAATATATCTGGCAGCGATAGGCTTGATTCGTAATGAGATACCAGCTCGGCGCTCTCTGTATTATTTCTGCAGAGGAAAACAAATAATGCTActgttgagtgtgctcgactatatGATACTGATATGAAATCCATGAAATTTTCAGCTTCCTCGACTGTTACATACTTATTAACTTGTGGCTTCACCACTTAAAAATTCTTTCGGAACATTTTACTTCTAAGAAATTTATATCAAGTAGAGCCACATTAGTTGCAGTAGCTTAtaactaatatatttttaattcgtTTTAAGTAAGCATataagttaaattaattttcagaAATCTTTTATCAATTCTAAGGGATTAAGCAGTCGCACAGATGATCATAGCAATATTTTCTAGACAGCTGACAACAAAGCTGAggatttttggttttatttacaCTTAAACTCTTGTCATTTGTGTACCGGGTATAATTATACGGCACACAAGAATTTAGGTTATGTTTCAGCCTTGTCTGATGCAATGCGTTTTTGCCAAGTTGGCAAATGTTTTATCAAAGTAATTGTTATTATgtgttttttgatttgttacCTGAAACCGTGAACACAATCACATGGTTGAATTGATTTCTCTAAtattagtaaataaattacaacGGCCACCATGAAATTATGCTTTTTCAATTGTCTAAATGAgtttggcatttgcattttgaacacaccaacacaccgttacgttgtttttgtgtataaatcaacaatttttattattacggctatttacttaatttatttgtattgcataGTTTTGCGCGTTTCACGTATTGTTTTTTAcgtttgaattgaaaatttaaattcataattttagcGCACATTGTTTGGTGAATGTGGATGACATTATTCAACTGATTAAAAGTAGTCGAAACATTTCAAGCAGTTTTGTCGCAtgcaattgtaatttattggataatttaataaatgcaag includes the following:
- the LOC132784931 gene encoding glycine receptor subunit alpha-4 isoform X3 — translated: MQMPNSFRQLKKHNFMVAVVIYLLILEKSIQPCDCVHGFRNNTESAELVSHYESSLSLPDILPIPSKTYDKNRAPKLLGQPTVVYFHVTVLSLDSINEESMTYVTDIFLAQSWRDPRLRLPENMSEQYRILDVDWLHSIWRPDCFFKNAKKVTFHEMSIPNHYLWLYHDKTLLYMSKLTLVLSCAMKFESYPHDTQICSMMIESLSHTVEDLVFIWNMTDPLVVNAEIELPQLDISNNYTTDCTIEYSTGNFTCLAIVFNLRRRLGYHLFHTYIPSALIVVMSWISFWIKPEAIPARVTLGVTSLLTLATQNTQSQQSLPPVSYVKAIDVWMSSCSVFVFLSLMEFAVVNNYMGPVATKAMKGYSDENITDLDDLKVSLSRALLLMIETLQRVLQHHHRESIIEPQYDTFCHGHATAIYIDKFSRFFFPFSFFILNIVYWTTFL
- the LOC132784931 gene encoding glycine receptor subunit alpha-4 isoform X2 produces the protein MQMPNSFRQLKKHNFMVAVVIYLLILEKSIQPCDCVHGFRNNTESAELVSHYESSLSLPDILPIPSKTYDKNRAPKLLGQPTVVYFHVTVLSLDSINEESMTYVTDIFLAQSWRDPRLRLPENMSEQYRILDVDWLHSIWRPDCFFKNAKKVTFHEMSIPNHYLWLYHDKTLLYMSKLTLVLSCAMKFESYPHDTQICSMMIESRKWKIFWATAVFLTGSFYIVSHTVEDLVFIWNMTDPLVVNAEIELPQLDISNNYTTDCTIEYSTGNFTCLAIVFNLRRRLGYHLFHTYIPSALIVVMSWISFWIKPEAIPARVTLGVTSLLTLATQNTQSQQSLPPVSYVKAIDVWMSSCSVFVFLSLMEFAVVNNYMGPVATKAMKGYSDENITDLDDLKRVLQHHHRESIIEPQYDTFCHGHATAIYIDKFSRFFFPFSFFILNIVYWTTFL
- the LOC132784931 gene encoding glycine receptor subunit alpha-4 isoform X4, with translation MQMPNSFRQLKKHNFMVAVVIYLLILEKSIQPCDCVHGFRNNTESAELVSHYESSLSLPDILPIPSKTYDKNRAPKLLGQPTVVYFHVTVLSLDSINEESMTYVTDIFLAQSWRDPRLRLPENMSEQYRILDVDWLHSIWRPDCFFKNAKKVTFHEMSIPNHYLWLYHDKTLLYMSKLTLVLSCAMKFESYPHDTQICSMMIESRKWKIFWATAVFLTGSFYIVSHTVEDLVFIWNMTDPLVVNAEIELPQLDISNNYTTDCTIEYSTGNFTCLAIVFNLRRRLGYHLFHTYIPSALIVVMSWISFWIKPEAIPARVTLGVTSLLTLATQNTQSQQSLPPVSYVKAIDVWMSSCSVFVFLSLMEFAVVNNYMGPVATKAMKGYSDENITDLDDLKHHHRESIIEPQYDTFCHGHATAIYIDKFSRFFFPFSFFILNIVYWTTFL
- the LOC132784931 gene encoding glycine receptor subunit alpha-2 isoform X5, which gives rise to MQMPNSFRQLKKHNFMVAVVIYLLILEKSIQPCDCVHGFRNNTESAELVSHYESSLSLPDILPIPSKTYDKNRAPKLLGQPTVVYFHVTVLSLDSINEESMTYVTDIFLAQSWRDPRLRLPENMSEQYRILDVDWLHSIWRPDCFFKNAKKVTFHEMSIPNHYLWLYHDKTLLYMSKLTLVLSCAMKFESYPHDTQICSMMIESLSHTVEDLVFIWNMTDPLVVNAEIELPQLDISNNYTTDCTIEYSTGNFTCLAIVFNLRRRLGYHLFHTYIPSALIVVMSWISFWIKPEAIPARVTLGVTSLLTLATQNTQSQQSLPPVSYVKAIDVWMSSCSVFVFLSLMEFAVVNNYMGPVATKAMKGYSDENITDLDDLKRVLQHHHRESIIEPQYDTFCHGHATAIYIDKFSRFFFPFSFFILNIVYWTTFL
- the LOC132784928 gene encoding myotubularin-related protein 13, with the translated sequence MFEMSRLADYFVIVGYDNDKEKTAGNVSGQPICGKIVQRFPEKDWPDTPFIEGIEWFCQPLGWNLSYEKQEPKFFISVLTDIDANKHYCACLSFHETLAITQTRSVDDEDETIANNSRAGPPVSTAVEPITHHSIMYAPKCLVLISRLDCADTFKNCLGTIYTVYIENLPYAMENLIGNILGCIQVPPAGGPQVRFSIGAGDKQSLQPPQSSSLPITGNGVNFLFKQLGIKNVLILLCAVMTENKILFHSKCYWHLTDSCRALVALMYPFRYTHVYIPILPAPLTEVLSTPTPFIMGIHSSLQTEITDLLDVIVVDLDGGLVTIPDALTPPVPIFPSPLWEQTQELLGMILFPNLAQADLAFPNNERPTATLAKTEAQIDKELRAIFMRLFAQLLQGYRSCLTIIRIHPKTVITFHKAGFLGARDLIESEFLFRVLDSMFFTTFVNERGPPWRASDAWDELYSSMNELLKSEAQNKNLILTHIQELGRILYENEASNAHVTYAQKVLRPPEGAFQRIHQPAFPRISSDKVELIIQDGIRKNGQSQRFHVTRNQHRIIPMGPRLPEALDVRPTTVHNSARRLEVLRTCVSYIFENRIADARKLLPAVMRTLKDRDARLILCRELFGYVHGNKAVLDHQQFDLVVRFMNKALQNSSGVDEYTVAAALLPMSTIFCRKLSMGVVQFAYTEIQDHVIWKNLQFWESTFFQDVQAQIKSLYLLQRRQNENNKEANCVLDEVPLEEPTALEITAEQLRKSPAIEEEKKAELAKSEESTLYSQAIHFANRMVSLLIPLDVNVDAASKPKLAFRLEENQSVSNSIMGSHSLSEHSDEGFEENDALEIGVTVGKTISRFIDCVCTEGGVTSEHIRNLHDMVPGVVHMHIESLEPVYQEAKRHPHVQKPKIQTPCLLPGEELATDHLRCFLMPDGREDDTQCLIPAEGALFLTNYRIVFKGSPCDPLFCEQTIVRAFPIASLLKEKKISMLYLAHLDQTLPEGLQLRSSCFQLLKIAFDTEVTLEQIEALRKTLSKARHPFDEFEYFAFQSYGTMLQGVVPLKTKEKYSTLKGFAKKTLLRTAKKAGFKQKVQTKRKLVPEYELGGGGGSADALETHSMDDELEDGDEFEIQQSEAATQRLLTSKDIERMRERSYVRDWKRLGFDADAQRGFRISNANASYATCRTYPAIIVAPVQCSDTAMTHLGRYFKGQRIPLPTWRHANGSLLIRGAQPNSKSVIGMIKNTTGANTISHHDVTHYPEQDKYFMALINTMPKLTPLDQYTGLNLSMSSLLGHGAVGDDHQSLTPELMRKQRTNLNVPDCSKSSAAGGKGGTMKGNASNTSAHAFRKMRLYALGEKSQAKSNLNGDFCADFIPVDYPDIRQSRSAFKKLMRACMPSHNANDADGQSFAKMVEQSDWLQQVSTLLQLSGAVVDLIDLQESSVMLSLEDGSDVTAQLSAIAQLCLDPYYRTLDGFRVLIEKEWLAFGHRFAHRSNLKPSHASTNIAFAPTFLQFLDVVYQLQRQFPMAFEFNDFYLRFLAYHVVSCRFRTFLFDCELERYDSGIASMEDKRGSMSAKHLFGGGVANGSDDECNVYPLDIRSPRTPTLNRIGHSIFDYIERQHNKSPIFYNFLYSSDKDVVLRPQNSVAALDLWTFYTNEELAQGPPYDLEVTNVDDEIDLSEIKGKRMVISAGYDNIEKCNPNAYVCLLSEVKQAETERGYLPQKWQQVWNNLVVPAVEPMSRKTSLNSMLVHTQQLKRSTLEIIIKGRLAGYQDKFFHPHRFEKHPYTTPTNCNHCTKLLWGPVGYRCMDCGNSYHEKCTELSMKNCTKYKAIDGTVGPSNVNMSQGDTASIASSAATTARTSSHHFYNQFSSNVAENRTHEGHLYKRGALLKGWKQRWFVLDSIKHQLRYYDTADDTAPKGIIELAEVQSVSAAQPAQIGTKGVDDKGFFDLKTSKRTYNFYAMNANLAQEWTEKLQACLQ
- the LOC132784931 gene encoding glycine receptor subunit alpha-2 isoform X6; this encodes MQMPNSFRQLKKHNFMVAVVIYLLILEKSIQPCDCVHGFRNNTESAELVSHYESSLSLPDILPIPSKTYDKNRAPKLLGQPTVVYFHVTVLSLDSINEESMTYVTDIFLAQSWRDPRLRLPENMSEQYRILDVDWLHSIWRPDCFFKNAKKVTFHEMSIPNHYLWLYHDKTLLYMSKLTLVLSCAMKFESYPHDTQICSMMIESLSHTVEDLVFIWNMTDPLVVNAEIELPQLDISNNYTTDCTIEYSTGNFTCLAIVFNLRRRLGYHLFHTYIPSALIVVMSWISFWIKPEAIPARVTLGVTSLLTLATQNTQSQQSLPPVSYVKAIDVWMSSCSVFVFLSLMEFAVVNNYMGPVATKAMKGYSDENITDLDDLKHHHRESIIEPQYDTFCHGHATAIYIDKFSRFFFPFSFFILNIVYWTTFL
- the LOC132784931 gene encoding glycine receptor subunit alpha-4 isoform X1; translation: MQMPNSFRQLKKHNFMVAVVIYLLILEKSIQPCDCVHGFRNNTESAELVSHYESSLSLPDILPIPSKTYDKNRAPKLLGQPTVVYFHVTVLSLDSINEESMTYVTDIFLAQSWRDPRLRLPENMSEQYRILDVDWLHSIWRPDCFFKNAKKVTFHEMSIPNHYLWLYHDKTLLYMSKLTLVLSCAMKFESYPHDTQICSMMIESRKWKIFWATAVFLTGSFYIVSHTVEDLVFIWNMTDPLVVNAEIELPQLDISNNYTTDCTIEYSTGNFTCLAIVFNLRRRLGYHLFHTYIPSALIVVMSWISFWIKPEAIPARVTLGVTSLLTLATQNTQSQQSLPPVSYVKAIDVWMSSCSVFVFLSLMEFAVVNNYMGPVATKAMKGYSDENITDLDDLKVSLSRALLLMIETLQRVLQHHHRESIIEPQYDTFCHGHATAIYIDKFSRFFFPFSFFILNIVYWTTFL